Genomic window ([Eubacterium] hominis):
TTAAATATTTGAGATATCTTAAAATTGTTACCATAAGACAAAGTTCCATTACGATATAATTTAGCTCCTAACAATCCTACACCTGCCGTAGATACTGCTAGTATAACTGCCGATAAAATAATCTGCCATAATTCTACACTACCCATTGCTACACGGGCAAACATTGCCATGCAGGATGTAAACGGAACATAGGATGCTATTGTGGATAAAATAGTTCCTGGATTTACCATTACCGAAAAGAATGTTATAAAAAATGCAATAACAAATATAATTGTAATCGGAGAAACTGCGGAAGATACTTCTTCTACTTTTGAAACCATAGAACCCATTGCTCCATAAATAAAGGTATAGAATAAGTAACCCAGTGTACCAAATAAAGCAAAGGACAACAAAACATTCACTGGTATATTGAATAAGAAATCAAGTGTATGATTCCAAATATCCGCATTATATTGGTAAGCCATTATACTGACACCAAGCATGACACCTACCTGCAAAATACTTGCGGCAGCTCCCGCCAACACTTTCCCAAAAATAAGTGCATTGGTACTTGTGCTAGTAATTAAAATTTCCATAGAACGATTGCCTTTTTCACTGGCAACATTGGTAGCGGTCATTTGCCCATAAAATATGATGACAAAATACATCGCAAAAATCATGATATAGGTATAGAAATAATTACTACGACCATCTTTTCCTAAAATAACGGTATCTCCCTTTATTGGTGTTGCGACAACATTTGCTATTTGTTCCTCACTTAGTCCCATAGAAGAAAGCATTTTTATTTTGTATTGCACTTCCATAACGGAAGTAAAAATATTCATTGTCATATCATTCATACTGGTATCTAATACCTGATAATCGAATGTTTTATCATCTTTAACAGATATACCTGAATCAAGCTCACCTTTTTTTACGGCTGCTTTCATATCTTCATCACTTGTCTGCTTCACAAATTTAGCTTCTGGAAATGCTTGTTTTAATAGATTATCCTCTTCAAATACATGATTGGGATCATAAATACCAATTGTTTCTGAAGTTGTGGATACTCCATCTGATTTGTTATTGATATCGATAAATCTTGGCACAAACATGACAACTGTGACAAGTACACAAATTAGTATCGTAGAAACCCGAAACCATTTTCCTTTTAAAAATCCTGCAAATTCAAACTTAAATACTTCAAAGAACTGTTTCATGCTTCATCACCTGCCTTTGCGACAAAGATATCCGTTAAGGAAGGCTCATATATCATAAACTTTTCAATATCCATATCATGATCTAGTAACATACGCAACATATCCTGTTTATGAACACCTTCATGCAGCTCTACAATAACTTCATCATTTTTTATTTCACTGCATTTTACAGCATTGCTTAAATTTGTATCACATAGTACTTTAAGCTCTTCAGCCTTTTGATTAAGCGTTGAAATAACCAAACGATTTTTACCAAACTCTTTTTTGATTTGTTTTAATTCCCCACTTAAGACTACATCACCATGATGTAAAATTACGATACTTTCGCAGAACTCTTCTACATAATTCATTTGATGAGATGAGAAAATCACCAACTTGCCATTTTGTATTAGTTCCATAACGACTTCTTTTAATACCTGTGAATTTACAGGGTCCAGACCACTAAAA
Coding sequences:
- a CDS encoding ABC transporter permease — translated: MKQFFEVFKFEFAGFLKGKWFRVSTILICVLVTVVMFVPRFIDINNKSDGVSTTSETIGIYDPNHVFEEDNLLKQAFPEAKFVKQTSDEDMKAAVKKGELDSGISVKDDKTFDYQVLDTSMNDMTMNIFTSVMEVQYKIKMLSSMGLSEEQIANVVATPIKGDTVILGKDGRSNYFYTYIMIFAMYFVIIFYGQMTATNVASEKGNRSMEILITSTSTNALIFGKVLAGAAASILQVGVMLGVSIMAYQYNADIWNHTLDFLFNIPVNVLLSFALFGTLGYLFYTFIYGAMGSMVSKVEEVSSAVSPITIIFVIAFFITFFSVMVNPGTILSTIASYVPFTSCMAMFARVAMGSVELWQIILSAVILAVSTAGVGLLGAKLYRNGTLSYGNNFKISQIFKNLKHKD